One Anoplopoma fimbria isolate UVic2021 breed Golden Eagle Sablefish chromosome 2, Afim_UVic_2022, whole genome shotgun sequence DNA window includes the following coding sequences:
- the tbp gene encoding TATA-box-binding protein: protein MEQNNSVPPFQGQASPQGGAMTPGMSIFSPMMPYGSGLTPQPVQNTNSLSILEEQQRQQQQQQAQQANAGLPGTSGQTPQLYHSQTVAGSTTTALPGNTPHYGTPLTPMTPVTPATPASESSGIVPQLQNIVSTVNLGCKLDLKTIALRARNAEYNPKRFAAVIMRIREPRTTALIFSSGKMVCTGAKSEEQSRLAARKYARVVQKLGFPAKFLDFKIQNMVGSCDVKFPIRLEGLVLTHQQFSSYEPELFPGLIYRMIKPRIVLLIFVSGKVVLTGAKVRAEIYEAFENIYPILKGFRKTT from the exons ATGGAGCAGAACAACAGTGTGCCACCCTTCCAGGGGCAGGCCTCCCCTCAG GGGGGTGCCATGACCCCAGGCATGTCAATATTCAGTCCCATGATGCCATATGGCTCAGGCCTGACACCCCAGCCCGTCCAGAACACCAATAGTTTGTCTATACTGGAGGAACAGCAGaggcaacaacagcagcaacaagcaCAGCAGGCAAACGCAG GCCTTCCTGGAACATCGGGGCAGACACCTCAGCTTTACCATTCCCAGACGGTCGCAGGCTCGACCACCACAGCGCTGCCAGGAAACACCCCGCACTACGGCACCCCGCTGACCCCCATGACCCCCGTCACACCGGCCACACCAGCCTCGGAGAGCTCTGGAATTGTACCACAGCTACA AAACATAGTATCTACTGTAAATCTGGGCTGTAAACTGGACTTGAAGACCATTGCCTTGAGAGCCAGGAATGCAGAGTACAACCCAAAG CGTTTTGCTGCGGTCATCATGAGAATACGAGAACCCAGGACCACAGCTCTCATCTTCAGCTCTGGAAAGATGGTCTGCACAGGAGCCAAGAG TGAGGAGCAGTCGAGATTAGCTGCCAGAAAATACGCTCGTGTGGTGCAGAAGCTTGGTTTTCCTGCTAAGTTCCTGGACTTCAAGATTCAGAACATGGTGGGAAGCTGCGATGTGAAGTTCCCCATTCGTCTGGAAGGATTAGTCCTCACACATCAGCAGTTTAGCAG TTATGAACCGGAGCTGTTTCCAGGTCTGATTTACAGAATGATCAAACCTAGAATTGTCCTGCTCATCTTTGTCTCTGGGAAAGTTGTACTCACAG gTGCCAAGGTGAGAGCAGAGATCTACGAAGCGTTTGAAAACATCTATCCCATTCTGAAAGGCTTCCGCAAGACAACGTAG
- the psmc3 gene encoding 26S proteasome regulatory subunit 6A — MASLSDKSVWDEVEDGIGEEVLKMSTDEIVQRTRLLDSEIKIMKSEVLRVTHELQAMKDKIKENTEKIKVNKTLPYLVSNVIELLDVDPNDQEEDGANVDLDSQRKGKCAVIKTSTRQTYFLPVIGLVDAEKLKPGDLVGVNKDSYLILETLPTEYDSRVKAMEVDERPTEQYSDIGGLDKQIQELVEAIVLPMNHKEKFENLGIQPPKGVLMYGPPGTGKTLLARACAAQTKATFLKLAGPQLVQMFIGDGAKLVRDAFALAKEKAPSIIFIDELDAIGTKRFDSEKAGDREVQRTMLELLNQLDGFQPNMQVKVIAATNRVDILDPALLRSGRLDRKIEFPMPNEEARARIMQIHSRKMNVSPDVNYEELARCTDDFNGAQCKAVCVEAGMIALRRGATELNHEDYMEGILEVQAKKKANLQYYA; from the exons ATGGCGTCGCTGAGTGACAAGTCAGTTTGGGACGAGGTGGAGGATGGAATCGGAGAAGAAGTGTTGAAGATGTCCACGGACGAGATCGTCCAGAGGACTCGTCTCCTCGACAGCGAGATCAAGATCATGAAGAGCGAGGTGCTGCGCGTGACCCACGAGCTGCAGGCCATGAAGGATAAGATCAAAGAAAACACGGAGAAGATCAAAGTGAACAAGACGCTGCCCTACCTGGTGTCCAACGTGATCGAGCTGCTGGACGTGGACCCCAACGACcaggaggaggacggggccAACGTGGACCTGGACTCCCAGAGGAAAGGCAAGTGCGCCGTCATTAAGACCTCCACCCGGCAGACCTACTTCCTGCCCGTGATCGGGCTGGTGGACGCGGAGAAGCTGAAGCCCGGAGACCTGGTTGGTGTCAACAAGGACTCCTACCTGATCCTGGAGACCTTACCCACCGAGTATGACTCCAGAGTCAAGGCCATGGAGGTGGACGAGCGCCCCACGGAGCAGTACAGCGACATCGGAGGTCTGGACAAGCAGAtccaggagctggtggaggccATCGTGCTGCCCATGAACCACAAGGAGAAGTTTGAGAACCTCGGCATCCAGCCACCCAAGGGAGTCCTGATGTACGGTCCACCTGGAACTGGTAAGACCCTCCTGGCCAGGGCCTGCGCCGCTCAGACCAAGGCCACTTTCCTGAAGCTGGCAGGTCCACAGCTGGTCCAGATGTTCATCGGAGATGGAGCCAAGCTGGTGAGAGATGCCTTCGCTCTGGCCAAAGAGAAGGCCCCGTCCATCATCTTCATCGACGAGCTGGACGCCATCGGGACCAAGAGGTTTGACAGCGAGAAGGcgggagacagagaggtgcaGAGGACCATGCTGGAGCTGCTCAATCAGCTGGACGGGTTTCAGCCCAACATGCAGGTCAAG GTGATTGCCGCCACCAACAGAGTGGACATCCTGGACCCTGCGCTGCTCCGTTCAGGTCGTCTGGACAGGAAGATTGAGTTCCCGATGCCAAACGAAGAGGCCAGAGCTCGCATCATGCAGATCCACTCCCGCAAGATGAACGTCAGCCCTGACGTCAACTACGAGGAGCTGGCTCGCTGCACCGACGACTTCAACGGAGCCCAGTGCAAAGCCGTGTGTGTGGAGGCCGGCATGATCGCCCTGCGGCGTGGGGCCACGGAGCTGAACCATGAAGATTACATGGAGGGAATCCTGGAGGTCCAGGCCAAGAAGAAGGCCAACCTTCAGTACTACGCCTGA